A portion of the Mycobacterium paraseoulense genome contains these proteins:
- the rho gene encoding transcription termination factor Rho yields the protein MTDTDLFTADASADSNDAPNAVTPDTSDVKTDAPVGSLSTMVLPELRALANQVGVKGTSGMRKNELIAAIKEIRGQSNGTSAPAAPEDSGKSDAAGADAPPAQDHQNGSTTEAPRRERRSASREPGSARTGDDADGERPRNREGATTREDDNRQGGKRENDERGQDGGSDQSGDQQGSGGQQSRGGSNQQDDDGEGRQGRRGRRFRDRRRRGERSGEGGDTELREDDVVQPVAGILDVLDNYAFVRTSGYLAGPHDVYVSMNMVRKNGLRRGDAVTGAVRVPKDGEQPNQRQKFNPLVRLDSVNGGPVEDAKKRPDFSKLTPLYPNQRLRLETTPDRLTTRVIDLIMPIGKGQRALIVSPPKAGKTTILQDIANAITRNNPECHLMVVLVDERPEEVTDMTRSVKGEVIASTFDRPPSDHTSVAELAIERAKRLVEQGKDVVVLLDSITRLGRAYNNASPASGRILSGGVDSTALYPPKRFLGAARNIEEGGSLTIIATAMVETGSTGDTVIFEEFKGTGNAELKLDRKISERRVFPAVDVNPSGTRKDELLLSPDEFGIVHKLRRVLSGLDSHQAIDLLMSQLRKTKTNYEFLVQVSKTTPGSMDND from the coding sequence GTGACCGATACGGACCTGTTCACGGCTGACGCGAGCGCCGACAGCAATGACGCGCCGAACGCCGTGACCCCAGACACATCCGACGTCAAAACCGATGCCCCGGTTGGCTCACTGTCGACCATGGTGCTTCCCGAACTGCGCGCGCTGGCTAACCAGGTCGGCGTCAAGGGAACGTCGGGCATGCGCAAGAACGAACTCATCGCCGCCATAAAGGAAATCAGGGGACAGTCCAACGGGACATCGGCCCCTGCCGCCCCCGAGGACAGCGGCAAGTCCGACGCCGCCGGCGCTGACGCACCGCCCGCCCAGGACCACCAGAACGGTTCGACGACCGAGGCCCCCCGCCGCGAACGGCGCAGCGCCTCCCGCGAGCCGGGATCGGCCCGCACCGGCGACGATGCGGATGGCGAGCGGCCACGCAACCGCGAGGGCGCGACCACCCGCGAGGACGACAACCGCCAAGGTGGCAAGCGCGAGAACGACGAGCGCGGCCAGGACGGCGGAAGCGACCAAAGCGGTGACCAGCAAGGATCGGGCGGGCAGCAATCCCGTGGCGGCTCGAACCAGCAGGACGACGACGGCGAGGGCCGTCAGGGCCGGCGCGGCCGCCGATTCCGCGATCGCAGGCGGCGCGGTGAGCGGTCCGGCGAGGGCGGCGACACCGAGCTGCGTGAAGACGACGTCGTGCAGCCGGTCGCCGGAATCCTTGACGTTCTCGACAATTACGCGTTCGTCCGCACCTCCGGCTACCTGGCCGGCCCGCATGACGTCTACGTGTCGATGAACATGGTGCGCAAGAACGGCCTGCGCCGCGGTGACGCCGTGACCGGTGCGGTTCGCGTGCCGAAGGACGGCGAACAGCCCAACCAGCGCCAGAAGTTCAACCCGCTCGTCCGCCTGGACAGCGTCAACGGCGGCCCGGTCGAGGACGCGAAGAAGCGCCCCGATTTTTCCAAGCTGACGCCGCTCTACCCCAATCAGCGGCTTCGCCTGGAAACCACACCCGACCGGTTGACCACCCGGGTCATCGACCTGATCATGCCGATCGGTAAGGGCCAGCGCGCACTGATCGTGTCGCCGCCCAAGGCGGGTAAGACGACGATCCTGCAGGACATCGCCAACGCGATCACCCGAAACAACCCGGAATGCCACCTCATGGTCGTGCTCGTCGACGAGCGGCCCGAGGAGGTCACCGACATGACGCGCTCGGTCAAGGGCGAGGTCATCGCCTCCACGTTCGACCGGCCGCCGTCGGACCACACCTCGGTCGCCGAGCTGGCCATCGAACGGGCCAAGCGCCTGGTCGAGCAGGGCAAGGACGTCGTGGTGCTGCTCGACTCGATCACCCGCCTGGGCCGCGCCTACAACAACGCGTCGCCCGCGTCGGGCCGAATCCTGTCCGGTGGTGTCGACTCCACCGCCCTGTACCCGCCGAAGCGGTTCCTGGGTGCCGCCCGAAACATCGAGGAAGGCGGGTCGCTGACGATCATCGCCACCGCGATGGTCGAGACCGGATCCACCGGTGACACCGTCATCTTCGAGGAGTTCAAGGGCACTGGTAACGCCGAGCTGAAGCTGGATCGCAAGATCTCCGAGCGGCGGGTCTTCCCGGCGGTCGACGTGAACCCCTCCGGCACCCGCAAGGACGAGCTGTTGCTGTCGCCGGACGAGTTCGGCATCGTGCACAAGCTGCGCCGGGTGCTGTCGGGTCTGGATTCCCACCAGGCCATCGACCTGCTGATGTCGCAGTTGCGCAAGACGAAGACCAACTACGAGTTCCTGGTGCAGGTCTCCAAGACCACACCGGGGTCCATGGACAACGACTGA
- the thrB gene encoding homoserine kinase → MSRPLPAGLVASAVVSASSANLGPGFDSIGLALSLSDEIVVETTGSGLVVLVEGESAEQVPRGPEHLVVRAVECGLRAMGVRAAGLVVRCRNAIPHSRGLGSSAAAVVGGLAAANGLVAQVDSSELLSDAQLIQLSSEFEGHPDNAAAAVLGGAIVSWIDNSGSRPRYSAASVRLHPDIHLYCAIPQERSLTAETRVLLPDRVSHDDARFNVSRAALLVVALSERPDLLMPATEDVLHQPQRAPAMPASAEYLRLLRRSNVAATLSGAGPALIALSTEPELPAEVVEYGAANGFALTEMTAGERVRWSPGVKVPG, encoded by the coding sequence GTGAGCCGGCCGCTGCCCGCCGGGCTGGTGGCAAGCGCCGTGGTGTCGGCGTCCAGCGCCAACCTCGGTCCCGGTTTCGACAGCATCGGCCTGGCGTTGAGCCTGAGCGACGAGATCGTCGTGGAGACAACGGGTTCCGGCCTGGTGGTGCTCGTCGAGGGGGAGAGCGCCGAGCAAGTGCCGCGGGGCCCGGAACACCTGGTGGTGCGCGCCGTCGAATGCGGGTTGCGGGCCATGGGCGTCCGCGCCGCGGGCCTGGTGGTCCGCTGCCGCAACGCCATCCCGCACTCCCGCGGCCTGGGCTCGTCGGCTGCCGCCGTGGTCGGTGGCCTGGCTGCCGCGAATGGCCTTGTGGCACAGGTGGATTCGTCAGAGCTCTTGAGCGACGCGCAGCTGATCCAGCTGTCCTCGGAGTTCGAGGGCCATCCCGACAACGCCGCGGCCGCGGTGCTCGGCGGTGCGATCGTGTCCTGGATCGACAACTCCGGTTCGCGGCCCCGGTATTCGGCGGCGTCGGTGCGGCTCCACCCCGACATCCACCTGTACTGCGCGATACCCCAGGAGCGCTCCCTGACCGCGGAGACCCGGGTGCTGCTGCCCGACCGGGTGAGCCACGACGACGCCCGGTTCAACGTCAGCCGCGCGGCCTTGCTGGTGGTAGCGCTGTCCGAACGCCCCGACCTGCTGATGCCGGCCACCGAGGATGTGCTTCATCAACCGCAGCGCGCGCCGGCGATGCCGGCCTCCGCGGAATATTTGCGGCTCTTGCGGCGTAGTAACGTGGCAGCGACACTTTCGGGGGCCGGTCCGGCACTGATTGCGCTGAGCACGGAGCCGGAGTTGCCCGCGGAAGTGGTGGAGTACGGGGCCGCGAACGGATTTGCCCTCACTGAGATGACCGCCGGCGAACGAGTTCGCTGGAGCCCGGGAGTCAAAGTCCCCGGTTGA
- the thrC gene encoding threonine synthase, translated as MSVPHTAVHQPWPGLIAAYRDRLPVGDDWTPVTLLEGGTPLIAATRLSEKTGCTVHLKVEGLNPTGSFKDRGMTMAVTDALARGQQAVLCASTGNTSASAAAYAARAGITCAVLIPQGKIAMGKLAQAVMHGAKIIQIDGNFDDCLELARKMAADFPTIALVNSVNPVRIEGQKTAAFEIVDALGTAPDVHALPVGNAGNITAYWKGYTEYHHDGVIDKLPRMLGTQAAGAAPLVHGAPVSHPETIATAIRIGAPASWAAAVNAQQQSNGRFLAATDEEILAAYHLVAESEGVFVEPASAASIAGLLKAVDDGWVARGSTVVCTVTGNGLKDPDTALRDMPAVSPLPVDPVLVVEKLGLA; from the coding sequence ATGAGCGTTCCGCATACCGCCGTGCACCAGCCGTGGCCAGGATTGATCGCCGCCTACCGCGACCGGCTGCCGGTGGGCGACGACTGGACCCCGGTCACCCTGCTCGAGGGCGGCACCCCGCTGATCGCAGCCACGCGCCTCTCGGAAAAGACCGGCTGCACGGTCCATCTCAAGGTCGAGGGCCTCAACCCCACGGGCTCGTTCAAGGACCGGGGCATGACCATGGCGGTCACCGACGCACTGGCGCGCGGCCAGCAGGCCGTCCTGTGCGCCTCGACGGGCAATACCTCGGCGTCGGCGGCCGCGTACGCGGCTCGCGCCGGCATCACCTGCGCGGTGCTCATCCCGCAGGGCAAGATCGCGATGGGCAAGTTGGCGCAGGCCGTCATGCACGGCGCCAAGATCATCCAGATCGACGGCAACTTCGACGACTGCCTGGAACTGGCCCGCAAGATGGCCGCCGACTTCCCGACGATCGCGCTGGTCAACTCCGTGAACCCGGTGCGCATCGAGGGCCAGAAAACGGCGGCGTTCGAGATCGTCGACGCGCTGGGCACCGCGCCGGACGTGCACGCCCTCCCGGTCGGCAACGCGGGCAACATCACCGCGTACTGGAAGGGCTACACCGAGTACCACCACGACGGCGTAATCGACAAGCTGCCCCGCATGCTGGGCACTCAGGCCGCCGGCGCCGCACCATTGGTGCACGGCGCCCCGGTCAGCCATCCCGAAACGATCGCGACCGCCATCCGCATCGGTGCCCCCGCGTCGTGGGCGGCCGCCGTCAACGCGCAGCAGCAGTCGAACGGGCGTTTCCTCGCCGCCACCGACGAAGAGATCCTGGCCGCCTACCACCTGGTGGCCGAGAGCGAAGGCGTCTTCGTCGAGCCCGCGTCGGCGGCCAGCATCGCGGGCCTGCTCAAGGCGGTCGACGACGGTTGGGTGGCGCGCGGGTCGACGGTGGTGTGCACGGTCACCGGCAATGGCCTCAAGGATCCCGACACCGCGCTGCGGGACATGCCGGCCGTGTCCCCGCTGCCGGTGGACCCGGTGCTCGTCGTCGAGAAGCTGGGACTCGCCTGA
- a CDS encoding homoserine dehydrogenase — protein MPRDEKPVGVAVLGFGNVGSEVVRIIEDSADDLAARIGAPLVLRGVGVRRVAADRGVPLELLTDNIEELVSREDVDIVLELMGPVEPARKAILRALEHGKSVVTANKALLATSTGELAQAAENAHVDLYFEAAVAGAIPVIRPLTQSLAGDTVLRVAGIVNGTTNYILSAMDSTGADYQTALAEASALGYAEADPTADVEGYDAAAKAAILASIAFHTRVTADDVYREGITKITPADFASARALGCTIKLLSICERITGDDGQERVSARVYPALVPLSHPLATVNGAFNAVVVEAKAAGRLMFYGQGAGGAPTASAVTGDLVMAARNRVLGSRGPKESKYAQLPIAPMGFIATRYYVSMNVADKPGVLSTVAAEFAKREVSIAEVRQEGVVDEGGRRVGARVVVVTHSATDAALSETVDALADLDVVQGVTSVLRLEETGS, from the coding sequence GTGCCCCGTGACGAAAAGCCGGTCGGCGTAGCGGTACTCGGGTTCGGCAACGTCGGAAGCGAAGTCGTCCGAATCATCGAGGACAGCGCCGACGACCTCGCGGCCCGTATCGGCGCGCCTTTGGTGTTGCGCGGCGTCGGAGTGCGGCGGGTCGCCGCCGACCGCGGCGTTCCGCTCGAGCTGCTCACCGACAACATCGAGGAACTCGTCTCCCGCGAAGACGTAGACATCGTCTTGGAGTTGATGGGGCCGGTGGAACCGGCCCGTAAGGCCATCCTGCGCGCGCTCGAGCACGGCAAATCCGTCGTCACGGCGAACAAGGCGCTCCTGGCGACCTCCACCGGTGAGTTGGCGCAGGCAGCCGAAAATGCCCACGTCGACCTGTATTTCGAGGCGGCGGTGGCCGGTGCCATCCCGGTCATCCGCCCGCTCACCCAATCCCTGGCGGGCGACACGGTGCTGCGGGTCGCCGGCATCGTCAACGGCACCACCAACTACATCCTGTCCGCGATGGACAGCACCGGCGCCGACTACCAGACCGCCCTGGCCGAGGCGAGCGCGCTGGGCTACGCCGAGGCCGATCCCACCGCCGACGTCGAAGGCTACGACGCCGCGGCCAAGGCGGCGATCCTGGCATCGATCGCCTTCCACACCCGGGTGACCGCCGACGACGTCTATCGCGAGGGCATCACCAAGATCACGCCCGCCGACTTCGCCTCCGCGCGGGCGCTGGGCTGCACCATCAAGCTGCTGTCCATCTGCGAACGCATCACGGGCGACGATGGGCAGGAACGGGTCTCGGCGCGCGTCTACCCGGCCCTGGTGCCGCTGTCGCACCCGCTGGCCACGGTCAACGGGGCGTTCAACGCGGTCGTGGTCGAGGCCAAGGCCGCCGGCCGGCTGATGTTCTACGGCCAGGGCGCCGGGGGCGCGCCCACCGCCTCCGCGGTGACCGGCGACCTGGTGATGGCCGCCCGCAACCGGGTGCTGGGCAGCCGCGGGCCGAAGGAATCCAAGTACGCCCAGCTTCCCATCGCCCCAATGGGTTTCATCGCCACCCGCTACTACGTCAGCATGAACGTCGCCGACAAGCCCGGCGTGTTGTCCACGGTGGCGGCCGAGTTCGCCAAGCGCGAGGTGAGCATCGCCGAGGTCCGCCAGGAGGGCGTGGTTGACGAAGGCGGGCGACGGGTGGGGGCCCGCGTCGTGGTGGTCACCCACAGCGCAACCGACGCCGCGCTGTCCGAAACCGTCGATGCCCTGGCGGATTTGGATGTCGTGCAGGGCGTCACCAGTGTGCTGCGACTGGAAGAGACCGGCTCATGA
- the lysA gene encoding diaminopimelate decarboxylase: MNVHPAGPRHAEETRHPDSPPRPQSPDELLRLAPNVWPRNIDRDDAGVVSLAGIPVTELAREYGTPLFVVDEDDFRSRCRELAKAFGGGHNVCYAAKAFLCSEIARWVDEEGLSLDVSTGGELAVALHADFPPERITFHGNNKSAAELTAAVKAGVGRIVVDSMIEIERLDTIAADAGIVQDVYVRLTVGVEAHTHEFISTAHEDQKFGLSVSSGAAMAAVRRVFATDHLRLVGLHSHIGSQIFDVDGFEVAAHRVIGLLHQIVDEFGVDKTRQIVTVDLGGGLGISYVGTDDPPPVSELAAKLTAIVGNESAAVGLPTPRLVVEPGRAIAGPGTITLYEVGTVKDVDVSSTAQRRYVSVDGGMSDNIRTALYDAQYDARLVSRSSDAPATLARIVGKHCESGDIVVRDAWVPDDLGPGDLLGIAATGAYCYSLSSRYNMICRPAVVAVRAGRSRLILRRETVDDLLSLEVR, encoded by the coding sequence GTGAACGTGCACCCGGCCGGTCCCCGGCACGCCGAAGAAACCCGGCACCCCGACAGCCCGCCGCGACCGCAATCTCCCGACGAGCTGCTGCGGCTCGCGCCGAATGTCTGGCCCCGCAACATCGATCGCGACGACGCCGGTGTGGTCAGCCTCGCCGGAATCCCGGTGACGGAGCTCGCCCGGGAGTACGGCACACCGCTGTTCGTCGTCGACGAGGACGACTTCCGCTCCCGCTGCCGCGAACTCGCGAAGGCATTCGGCGGCGGACACAACGTCTGCTACGCGGCCAAGGCGTTCCTGTGCAGCGAGATCGCCCGCTGGGTCGACGAGGAGGGTCTCTCGCTGGACGTGTCCACCGGCGGTGAGCTCGCCGTCGCGCTGCACGCCGACTTCCCGCCGGAGCGGATCACCTTCCACGGCAACAACAAGTCGGCCGCGGAACTGACCGCGGCGGTCAAAGCCGGTGTGGGCCGCATCGTCGTGGACTCGATGATCGAAATCGAGCGCCTCGACACGATCGCGGCCGACGCCGGCATCGTTCAGGACGTCTACGTCCGTCTCACGGTCGGGGTCGAGGCGCACACGCACGAGTTCATCTCGACCGCACACGAGGACCAGAAGTTCGGTCTGTCGGTGTCCAGCGGAGCGGCGATGGCCGCGGTGCGCCGGGTGTTCGCCACCGATCACCTGCGCCTGGTGGGGCTGCACAGCCACATCGGTTCCCAGATCTTCGACGTCGACGGGTTCGAGGTCGCCGCGCACCGCGTCATCGGGCTGCTGCACCAGATCGTCGACGAATTCGGCGTCGACAAGACGCGTCAGATCGTCACCGTGGATCTCGGTGGCGGACTCGGAATTTCGTACGTGGGGACCGACGACCCACCGCCGGTCTCTGAGCTGGCGGCCAAGCTGACGGCTATCGTCGGAAACGAGTCGGCGGCGGTCGGGCTGCCCACCCCGAGGCTGGTGGTCGAGCCCGGGCGCGCCATCGCCGGGCCGGGGACCATCACGCTGTACGAGGTGGGCACCGTCAAGGACGTCGACGTGAGCAGCACCGCGCAGCGCCGCTATGTCAGCGTGGACGGCGGCATGAGCGACAACATCCGCACCGCGCTCTATGACGCGCAGTACGACGCCCGGCTGGTCTCGCGGTCCAGCGACGCGCCGGCGACGCTGGCCCGGATCGTCGGAAAGCACTGCGAGAGCGGTGACATCGTGGTGCGTGACGCGTGGGTGCCCGACGACCTGGGGCCCGGTGACCTGCTCGGGATCGCGGCGACCGGCGCCTACTGCTATTCGCTGTCGAGCCGGTACAACATGATCTGCCGGCCGGCCGTGGTGGCGGTGCGTGCCGGGCGGTCCCGCCTGATCCTGCGCCGCGAGACGGTTGACGATCTACTGAGTCTGGAAGTGAGGTGA
- the argS gene encoding arginine--tRNA ligase, with protein sequence MTPADLAELLRTTASAVLAERGLDAAALPATVTVERPRNPEHGDYASNLALQLGKKVGANPRELAGWLAEALSRADGVASAEVAGPGFINLRLEASAQAKIVNAVIDAGDGFGHSDALGGHKINLEFVSANPTGPIHIGGTRWAAVGDALGRLLTTQGADVLREYYFNDHGAQIDRFASSLIAAAKGEPTPEDGYAGAYINDIAAQVLAKAPDALSLPGAEMHETFREIGVDLMFTHIKESLHEFGTDFDVYTHEDSMHTSGRVDQAIARLRDTGNIYKKDGATWLRTSAFGDDKDRVVIKSDGKPAYIAGDIAYYLDKRQRGFDLCIYMLGADHHGYIARLKAVAAAFGDDPARVEVLIGQMVNLVRDGAPVRMSKRAGTVITLDDLVEAIGVDAARYSLIRSSVDTPIDIDLALWSSASNENPVYYVQYAHARLSALARNAAELGLVPDTGHLELLTHDKEGTLLRSIGEFPRVLKTAAALREPHRVCRYLEDLAGDYHRFYDSCRVLPQGDEQPTDLHTARLALCQATRQVIANGLTILGVTAPERM encoded by the coding sequence GTGACGCCCGCTGACCTCGCCGAGCTGCTCAGGACCACCGCCTCCGCGGTGCTGGCCGAGCGCGGGCTGGATGCTGCCGCCTTACCGGCGACGGTCACCGTGGAGCGGCCCCGCAACCCCGAGCACGGCGACTACGCCAGCAATCTGGCGCTGCAGCTGGGCAAGAAGGTCGGCGCCAACCCCCGGGAGCTGGCCGGCTGGCTGGCCGAGGCCCTGTCGCGGGCCGACGGCGTCGCCTCGGCGGAGGTGGCCGGTCCCGGCTTCATCAACCTGCGCCTTGAGGCGTCGGCGCAGGCCAAGATCGTCAACGCCGTCATCGACGCCGGCGACGGCTTCGGTCACTCCGACGCGCTGGGCGGCCACAAGATCAACCTGGAATTCGTCTCGGCCAACCCCACCGGACCGATCCACATCGGCGGCACCCGCTGGGCCGCCGTCGGCGACGCGCTCGGCCGGCTGCTGACCACCCAGGGCGCCGACGTCCTGCGCGAGTACTACTTCAACGACCACGGCGCCCAGATCGACCGCTTCGCCAGCTCGCTGATCGCCGCCGCCAAGGGTGAACCGACGCCCGAGGACGGCTACGCCGGTGCCTACATCAACGACATCGCCGCGCAGGTGCTGGCCAAGGCGCCCGACGCGCTGAGCCTGCCCGGCGCCGAGATGCATGAGACGTTCCGCGAAATCGGTGTCGACCTGATGTTCACCCACATCAAGGAGTCCTTGCACGAGTTCGGCACCGACTTCGACGTCTACACCCACGAAGACTCGATGCACACCAGTGGCCGAGTCGACCAGGCCATCGCCCGGCTGCGCGACACCGGCAACATCTACAAGAAGGACGGCGCAACCTGGTTGCGCACCAGTGCCTTTGGTGACGACAAAGACCGCGTCGTGATCAAGAGCGACGGCAAGCCGGCCTACATCGCCGGTGACATCGCCTACTACCTGGACAAGCGGCAGCGCGGCTTCGACCTGTGCATCTACATGCTCGGCGCCGACCACCACGGGTATATCGCGCGGCTCAAGGCGGTGGCCGCCGCCTTCGGCGACGACCCGGCGAGGGTCGAGGTGCTGATCGGGCAGATGGTCAACCTGGTCCGCGACGGGGCACCGGTCCGGATGAGCAAGCGGGCCGGGACCGTGATCACGCTCGATGACCTGGTCGAGGCGATCGGCGTCGACGCGGCGCGCTACAGCCTGATCCGCTCCTCGGTCGACACCCCGATCGACATCGACCTGGCGCTGTGGTCCTCGGCGTCGAATGAAAACCCGGTCTACTACGTGCAATACGCGCACGCCCGGCTGTCGGCGCTGGCCCGCAACGCCGCGGAACTGGGCCTGGTCCCCGACACGGGGCACCTCGAGCTGCTCACCCACGACAAGGAGGGGACGCTGCTGCGCAGCATCGGTGAATTCCCCCGCGTGCTGAAAACGGCTGCCGCCCTGCGCGAACCGCACCGGGTATGCCGCTACCTGGAAGACCTGGCCGGTGACTACCACCGGTTCTACGATTCGTGCCGGGTGCTGCCCCAGGGCGATGAACAGCCCACCGACCTGCACACCGCGCGCCTGGCGCTGTGCCAGGCGACCCGCCAGGTCATCGCCAATGGGCTGACGATCCTCGGTGTCACCGCTCCGGAGCGAATGTGA
- a CDS encoding GNAT family N-acetyltransferase: protein MRLTNVAHLRLPFGRLWGYDVSVSDLGRQLPVSFDQRIHVGAGARPGSWMALSIRLPAGVSRQSLADAWLAVIARHGTLRTAFTPGAAGDPQLNEIDIHPGQWVEHEIAPGQAVNDALRVVLNATCSPYQRPSHRLCVLETAAGLTVVIAADHAHVDMWSMLVIARDLLSMLADARIGRMSSPQPPPAFVVHTQALLDLPAAPERVRARWAQIISDSGGVMPRFPLPLGESGPHPERVEVRDVFDVDDGAAFAAQARDDGVSTLALAVVAMTAVTRELAGAPLRAVFPVHSRFEDKWHDSVGWFITNSVLESAVAEPHAAATAVKEAVQLGSWPLADVLAPWGGMPIAPGMFAISWLDQSRLPVRIDSVGLDAQYVSASVDTDGVMLWFIQDESGLHLRCRYPDTAEARTNVGAWLDLLVARLQALAQSSVRGLLRVAGRTYRVQRATREHVGVIAQLLSDDEFGQEREDAELERYEAAYDIVVRNRSNYLGVVLNGSDIVVATVQLTIIPGLSRGGATRLQIEGLRVAKAERAQGLGTALVEWAHNYGRAHGAQLAQVTTDEARERARAFYRRLGYHAAHVGLKRTI from the coding sequence ATGCGGCTGACCAACGTCGCGCACCTGCGGCTACCCTTTGGACGACTCTGGGGCTACGACGTGTCGGTGTCTGACCTCGGCCGCCAGCTCCCGGTGTCTTTCGACCAGCGCATACACGTCGGTGCGGGCGCACGACCCGGCTCCTGGATGGCTCTGTCCATCCGGTTGCCGGCGGGGGTCAGCCGCCAATCGTTGGCCGATGCGTGGCTGGCCGTGATCGCCCGCCACGGCACCCTGCGAACGGCATTCACACCCGGGGCGGCCGGCGATCCGCAACTGAATGAGATCGATATTCACCCAGGCCAGTGGGTCGAGCATGAGATCGCTCCGGGCCAGGCGGTCAACGACGCACTGCGAGTGGTTCTCAATGCGACGTGCTCGCCCTATCAGCGGCCCTCACATCGATTGTGCGTGCTGGAGACTGCCGCCGGATTGACGGTGGTGATCGCCGCCGACCACGCCCACGTGGACATGTGGTCAATGCTGGTGATTGCCCGGGACCTGTTGTCGATGCTCGCCGACGCCCGGATCGGACGCATGTCGTCGCCGCAACCGCCGCCGGCATTTGTCGTGCACACGCAAGCACTGCTGGACCTTCCCGCGGCACCGGAACGCGTGCGCGCGCGATGGGCACAAATCATCAGCGACAGCGGTGGGGTGATGCCACGGTTTCCGCTGCCGTTGGGTGAGTCCGGGCCGCATCCGGAACGCGTTGAAGTGCGTGACGTGTTCGATGTCGATGACGGCGCCGCGTTCGCCGCGCAGGCACGCGACGACGGTGTCTCGACGCTGGCACTCGCCGTGGTCGCCATGACCGCGGTGACCCGCGAGTTGGCCGGGGCGCCGCTGCGCGCGGTCTTCCCCGTGCACAGCCGATTTGAAGACAAATGGCACGACTCGGTGGGCTGGTTCATCACCAATTCGGTCCTGGAGTCGGCGGTTGCCGAGCCGCACGCCGCGGCCACCGCCGTCAAAGAAGCCGTGCAGCTTGGTTCCTGGCCACTGGCCGACGTACTGGCTCCGTGGGGTGGAATGCCCATCGCGCCTGGCATGTTCGCGATTTCCTGGCTGGACCAAAGCAGACTTCCGGTGCGCATCGACTCGGTCGGACTCGACGCCCAGTATGTGAGCGCGAGCGTTGACACCGACGGCGTCATGCTCTGGTTCATCCAGGACGAGTCCGGGCTACATCTGCGATGCCGCTACCCGGATACCGCGGAGGCACGAACCAACGTGGGGGCGTGGCTGGACCTGTTGGTGGCGCGCCTACAGGCACTGGCGCAGTCCTCGGTTCGAGGACTGCTGCGGGTAGCGGGCCGCACATATCGTGTGCAGCGCGCGACGCGCGAACACGTGGGGGTGATCGCCCAGCTGCTCTCCGACGACGAATTCGGTCAGGAACGCGAAGACGCCGAACTCGAACGCTACGAGGCGGCCTACGACATCGTCGTTCGCAACCGATCCAACTATCTCGGAGTCGTCCTGAACGGTTCCGATATAGTCGTCGCGACTGTGCAATTGACGATCATTCCCGGCCTTTCCCGCGGCGGCGCCACCCGGCTGCAGATCGAGGGATTACGGGTCGCCAAAGCCGAACGCGCACAGGGTCTTGGTACTGCACTAGTCGAGTGGGCACACAACTACGGCCGAGCACACGGGGCACAGCTGGCGCAGGTGACCACAGACGAGGCTCGCGAAAGGGCTCGGGCGTTCTATCGCCGGCTCGGGTACCACGCCGCTCACGTCGGGCTGAAACGCACCATCTGA
- a CDS encoding alpha/beta fold hydrolase translates to MSTFVVPGAELAVELSDEGGHPVVQLHGLTSSRARDRVLNLDLGRGLSGTRLLRYDARGHGKSTGRKVPEDYRWESLAEDLLQLLDEWFPGERVHGVGPSMGTGTLLHAAAREPDRFAGLTLMVPATAWETRPAQAEIYEVAAEIIETEGVGAFIASARGVTPPPATVGAPETVPDVADALLPSLFRGAALSDLPAREAVARIDVPTTILAWVNDPAHPMSTAESLAALMPRSTLTVAHTPADVETWPQILSQDVARRG, encoded by the coding sequence ATGTCCACTTTCGTGGTTCCCGGAGCGGAGCTTGCGGTCGAACTGAGCGATGAAGGTGGTCATCCGGTAGTTCAACTGCATGGACTTACCTCCAGCCGCGCGCGTGACCGGGTGCTCAATCTCGACCTCGGCAGGGGCCTCAGCGGGACCCGACTGCTGCGGTACGACGCACGCGGCCATGGCAAGTCGACGGGGCGCAAGGTCCCGGAGGATTACCGATGGGAAAGCCTTGCCGAGGATCTTCTGCAGCTGCTCGACGAATGGTTTCCCGGCGAACGGGTGCACGGAGTCGGCCCGTCCATGGGTACCGGCACGCTGCTGCACGCGGCTGCCCGCGAGCCGGACCGTTTCGCCGGGCTCACGCTCATGGTGCCGGCCACCGCGTGGGAAACCCGGCCCGCGCAGGCCGAGATCTACGAGGTTGCGGCCGAAATTATCGAGACCGAGGGAGTCGGGGCATTCATCGCGTCGGCGCGTGGGGTGACTCCGCCGCCGGCCACGGTCGGCGCGCCCGAAACAGTTCCCGATGTGGCCGACGCGCTGCTGCCGTCACTGTTTCGGGGTGCGGCCCTCAGCGACCTGCCCGCCCGCGAAGCGGTCGCACGAATCGATGTGCCGACGACGATTCTGGCCTGGGTCAACGACCCGGCGCATCCGATGTCGACAGCGGAATCGCTTGCCGCACTGATGCCGCGGTCAACGCTCACCGTGGCGCACACCCCGGCCGATGTCGAGACCTGGCCCCAGATCCTGAGCCAAGACGTAGCCCGCAGAGGCTGA